From the Pseudarthrobacter sp. MM222 genome, one window contains:
- a CDS encoding ATP-dependent Clp protease ATP-binding subunit, with amino-acid sequence MFERFTDRARRVVVLAQEEARMLNHNYIGTEHILLGLIHEGEGVAAKALESLSISLDGVREQVQEIIGQGQQAPSGHIPFTPRAKKVLELSLREALQLGHNYIGTEHILLGLIREGEGVAAQVLVKLGADLNRVRQQVIQLLSGYQGKETTGAGVGPGQAEGTPAGSVVLDQFGRNLTQAARENKLDPVIGRESEMERVMQVLSRRTKNNPVLIGEPGVGKTAVVEGLAQAIVRGDVPETIKDKQLYTLDLGSLVAGSRYRGDFEERLKKVLKEIRTRGDIILFIDEIHTLVGAGAAEGAIDAASILKPMLARGELQTIGATTLDEYRKHIEKDAALERRFQPIQVKEPSVAHAIEILKGLRDRYEAHHRVTITDGALASAASLSERYISDRFLPDKAIDLIDEAGARLRIRRMTAPPELKVMDERIAAMKLEKESAIDAQDFEGAASLRDKEQKLIAERAEKERQWKTGGMDDISEVDEDLIAEVLANSTGIPVFKLTEEESSRLLKMEDELHKRVVGQDEAIRSLSQAIRRTRAGLKDPKRPGGSFIFAGPTGVGKTELAKALAEFLFGEEDALITLDMSEYSEKHTVSRLFGAPPGYVGYEEGGQLTEKVRRRPFSVVLFDEVEKAHADLFNSLLQILEDGRLTDSQGRVVDFKNTVIIMTTNLGTRDISKSVATGFQSGTDTQTGYNRMRARVTEELKQHFRPEFLNRVDDVVVFPQLTQDEIIEIVDMFVGRLEKRLKDKDMGIELTPAAKVLLATRGYDPAMGARPLRRTIQREIEDQLSEKILFGELHGGDIVVVDVDGEGDDAKFTFAGNAKPRIPEIAPSV; translated from the coding sequence ATGTTTGAGCGATTTACGGACCGTGCCCGTCGCGTAGTTGTGCTTGCCCAAGAAGAGGCACGCATGCTGAACCACAATTACATTGGTACCGAACACATCCTCTTGGGTCTGATCCATGAGGGTGAAGGTGTTGCTGCCAAAGCCCTCGAGTCCTTGAGCATTTCGCTCGACGGAGTCCGGGAACAGGTGCAGGAGATCATCGGCCAGGGCCAGCAGGCCCCGTCCGGACACATCCCCTTCACGCCCCGGGCCAAGAAAGTGCTGGAGCTCTCGCTGCGCGAGGCCTTGCAGCTGGGACACAACTACATCGGCACCGAGCACATACTGCTCGGTCTCATCCGCGAGGGTGAAGGTGTGGCCGCGCAGGTGCTGGTCAAGCTGGGTGCAGACCTGAACCGGGTCCGCCAGCAGGTCATTCAGCTGCTGTCGGGTTACCAGGGCAAGGAAACCACCGGAGCTGGCGTGGGCCCAGGCCAGGCCGAAGGCACCCCCGCCGGTTCCGTAGTCCTGGACCAGTTCGGCCGCAACCTCACGCAGGCTGCTCGCGAGAACAAGCTTGACCCGGTCATCGGGCGCGAGTCGGAAATGGAACGCGTCATGCAGGTCCTTTCCCGCCGCACCAAGAACAACCCGGTGCTGATCGGCGAGCCCGGCGTCGGCAAGACCGCCGTCGTCGAAGGCCTTGCCCAGGCGATCGTCCGCGGCGACGTGCCGGAGACCATCAAGGACAAGCAGCTGTACACCCTGGACCTCGGGTCCCTCGTGGCCGGCTCCCGCTACCGCGGCGACTTCGAAGAGCGCCTGAAGAAGGTCCTCAAGGAGATCCGCACCCGCGGCGACATCATCCTGTTCATCGATGAGATCCACACCCTGGTGGGTGCCGGTGCTGCCGAGGGTGCCATCGATGCGGCGTCGATCCTGAAGCCCATGCTGGCCCGCGGTGAGCTCCAGACCATCGGTGCCACCACGCTGGACGAGTACCGCAAGCACATCGAGAAGGATGCCGCGCTGGAACGCCGTTTCCAGCCCATCCAGGTCAAGGAACCCTCCGTCGCGCACGCGATCGAGATCCTCAAGGGCCTGCGGGACCGGTACGAGGCACACCACCGCGTCACCATCACCGACGGCGCCCTCGCCTCCGCGGCGAGCCTGTCCGAGCGGTACATCTCTGACCGGTTCCTCCCGGACAAGGCGATCGACCTGATCGATGAGGCCGGTGCCCGGCTGCGCATCCGCCGGATGACCGCCCCGCCGGAGCTCAAGGTGATGGACGAGCGCATTGCCGCCATGAAGCTGGAGAAGGAATCCGCGATTGACGCGCAGGACTTCGAAGGCGCCGCCTCGCTGCGCGACAAGGAGCAGAAGCTCATTGCCGAGCGCGCCGAGAAGGAACGCCAGTGGAAGACCGGCGGCATGGACGACATTTCCGAAGTTGATGAGGACCTCATCGCTGAGGTGCTGGCGAACTCCACCGGCATCCCGGTCTTCAAGCTCACCGAGGAAGAATCCTCGCGTCTGCTGAAGATGGAAGACGAGCTGCACAAGCGCGTCGTCGGCCAGGACGAGGCCATCAGGTCCCTGTCCCAGGCGATCCGCCGCACCCGCGCAGGCCTGAAGGATCCGAAGCGCCCGGGCGGTTCGTTCATCTTCGCCGGCCCCACCGGCGTCGGCAAGACCGAGCTGGCCAAGGCCCTCGCCGAGTTCCTGTTCGGCGAAGAAGACGCCCTGATCACGCTGGACATGTCCGAGTACTCGGAGAAGCACACCGTCTCGCGTCTCTTCGGTGCCCCTCCGGGCTACGTGGGCTACGAGGAGGGCGGTCAGCTGACCGAGAAGGTCCGCCGTCGTCCGTTCTCCGTGGTCCTGTTCGACGAAGTGGAGAAGGCGCACGCCGATCTCTTCAACTCGCTGCTGCAGATCCTGGAAGACGGCCGCCTGACCGATTCCCAGGGCCGCGTGGTGGACTTCAAGAACACCGTGATCATCATGACCACCAACCTCGGTACCCGGGACATCTCCAAGAGCGTTGCCACCGGCTTCCAGTCCGGCACGGACACGCAGACCGGCTACAACCGGATGCGCGCCCGCGTTACGGAGGAGCTCAAGCAGCACTTCCGCCCCGAGTTCCTGAACCGTGTTGACGACGTTGTGGTCTTCCCGCAGCTGACCCAGGACGAGATCATCGAGATCGTGGACATGTTCGTCGGCCGTTTGGAGAAGCGCCTCAAGGACAAGGACATGGGCATCGAGCTCACGCCCGCCGCCAAGGTGCTCCTGGCCACCCGCGGCTACGATCCCGCCATGGGTGCCCGGCCGCTGCGCCGCACCATCCAGCGCGAGATCGAGGACCAGCTCTCCGAGAAGATCCTCTTCGGCGAACTGCACGGCGGCGACATCGTGGTGGTGGATGTGGATGGCGAAGGCGACGACGCGAAGTTCACCTTTGCCGGCAACGCCAAGCCGCGCATCCCGGAGATCGCTCCCAGCGTATAG
- a CDS encoding S9 family peptidase: MASFDSVILNEKPETPFHDLDHYLAIPRVSGLALSPDGGRLVTTVATLNSKGTEYCTALWELDPAGQQQARRITRSAKGEAGAVFAANGDLYFTSARPDPESPDDDPISALWMLPSTGGEARVVHSRAGGVSAVLAAKSADALFVAASVLTGSADEDSDEERRKARKDNKVAAILHSGYPVRFWDADLGPDQPRLFAVDPGEEKDPGKPSTVDAAAPRKLRNLTPDAGNGLRDATSVVSPDGKTIYSSFTKPLAGADSRSVLVAVDVASGTRAVLLDTEGMSYFPGPVSPDNRTLVVLSESDTTPAAAPQVKLHLLAVGDAPPAAGESSDAAMTPLVHGWDRWPRPEAWLPDGSAILATADEDGASPVFRISVAGEPGASGQSGGTGQVTRLTSDAAAYTDVVVSPDGRSAYALRSSYEFPAEAVRIDLAGGGVVRLPAPAERPHYQGGLERVETTAADGSRVPAYLALPEGASAGNPAPLLLWIHGGPLGSWNAWTWRWNPWLLVARGYAVLLPDPALSTGYGQHHIQRGWGEWGKAPFTDLMAITDAVVQRPDIDETRTAAMGGSFGGYMANWVAGQTDRFKAIVTHASLWALDQFGPTTDSAQYWLKEMTAQMALENSPHRHVGNISTPMLVIHGDKDYRVPIGEGLRLWYELLSKSQLAADENGETDHRFLYFPDENHWILQPQHTKVWYGVVEHFLARTLLAKDLPVPAELGL, translated from the coding sequence ATGGCTTCCTTTGATTCAGTGATCCTGAACGAAAAACCGGAGACACCCTTCCATGACCTGGACCATTACCTGGCGATTCCGCGGGTGAGCGGCCTGGCATTGAGCCCCGACGGCGGGCGGCTGGTCACCACCGTGGCCACGCTCAATTCCAAGGGCACCGAGTACTGCACCGCGCTGTGGGAGCTGGATCCTGCCGGCCAACAGCAGGCGCGCCGGATCACCCGCAGCGCCAAGGGGGAGGCCGGAGCGGTCTTCGCAGCCAACGGCGATCTTTACTTCACCTCCGCCCGGCCCGACCCGGAAAGCCCGGACGATGATCCCATCAGCGCGCTGTGGATGCTGCCGTCCACCGGCGGGGAGGCCCGGGTGGTGCATTCCCGTGCCGGGGGAGTGAGCGCGGTGCTGGCCGCAAAGAGCGCCGACGCCCTGTTCGTGGCGGCCTCGGTGCTGACCGGTTCCGCGGATGAGGACAGTGATGAGGAGCGCCGCAAGGCACGCAAGGACAACAAGGTCGCCGCCATCCTGCACAGCGGGTATCCCGTGCGGTTCTGGGACGCCGACCTGGGTCCGGACCAGCCGCGGCTCTTCGCCGTCGATCCGGGCGAGGAGAAGGACCCGGGCAAGCCGTCCACCGTTGACGCCGCCGCGCCCCGGAAGCTGCGCAACCTCACCCCCGACGCCGGCAATGGGCTCCGCGATGCCACCTCCGTGGTCAGCCCCGACGGTAAGACCATCTACAGCAGCTTCACCAAACCGCTCGCTGGCGCCGATTCCCGCTCGGTGCTGGTCGCCGTCGACGTCGCCAGCGGGACCCGCGCGGTGTTGCTGGACACTGAAGGCATGAGCTACTTTCCGGGGCCGGTCAGTCCGGACAACCGCACCCTCGTCGTGCTCAGCGAAAGCGACACCACCCCCGCCGCGGCGCCGCAGGTCAAGCTGCACCTCCTCGCCGTCGGGGACGCCCCGCCTGCGGCCGGCGAGTCATCGGATGCCGCAATGACGCCGCTCGTCCACGGCTGGGACCGCTGGCCCCGCCCCGAGGCGTGGCTGCCCGACGGGTCCGCCATCCTGGCGACGGCGGATGAGGACGGCGCCTCTCCGGTCTTCCGGATCAGCGTCGCCGGTGAGCCGGGTGCGTCCGGTCAGTCCGGCGGCACCGGCCAGGTCACCCGCCTGACGTCCGATGCCGCCGCCTATACCGACGTCGTGGTCTCCCCGGATGGTCGGAGCGCCTACGCGCTGCGCAGCTCCTACGAGTTTCCGGCCGAAGCCGTGCGGATCGACCTCGCCGGCGGCGGCGTCGTCCGGCTCCCGGCCCCGGCCGAGCGCCCGCACTACCAGGGCGGGCTGGAACGCGTGGAGACGACGGCGGCAGACGGCTCGCGGGTTCCGGCGTACCTGGCGCTCCCCGAAGGCGCCTCCGCGGGGAATCCTGCTCCGTTGCTGCTGTGGATCCACGGCGGACCGCTGGGCTCGTGGAACGCGTGGACCTGGCGCTGGAATCCGTGGCTGCTGGTGGCGCGCGGCTACGCCGTGCTGCTGCCGGACCCGGCGCTGTCCACCGGCTATGGCCAGCACCATATCCAGCGCGGCTGGGGCGAATGGGGCAAGGCTCCTTTCACCGACCTGATGGCCATCACCGACGCCGTGGTGCAGCGGCCGGACATCGACGAGACCCGCACCGCTGCCATGGGCGGCTCCTTCGGCGGCTACATGGCCAACTGGGTGGCGGGGCAGACGGACCGGTTCAAGGCCATCGTCACGCACGCCAGCCTCTGGGCCCTGGACCAGTTCGGTCCCACTACCGACTCCGCCCAGTACTGGCTCAAGGAGATGACCGCCCAGATGGCGCTGGAGAACTCCCCACACAGGCACGTGGGAAACATCAGCACCCCGATGCTCGTCATCCACGGCGACAAGGACTACCGCGTGCCGATCGGCGAGGGCCTGCGCCTCTGGTACGAGCTGCTCTCCAAGTCGCAGCTCGCCGCGGATGAGAATGGGGAGACCGATCACCGTTTCCTCTACTTCCCGGACGAAAACCACTGGATCCTGCAGCCGCAGCACACCAAGGTCTGGTACGGCGTCGTCGAGCACTTCCTCGCGCGGACGCTCCTGGCTAAGGATCTTCCGGTACCAGCCGAGCTGGGCCTTTAA
- a CDS encoding amino-acid N-acetyltransferase, with amino-acid sequence MTEPIRIRPARTSDVAAIKALVAPLADERILMAKETVAYYESLQEFRIAEAADGEVIGCGALHVMWEDLAEVRTLAASDAWRGKGVGHVLVERLLEDARALGVSRVFCLTFEVDFFKKHGFEVMADQTAVDPVVYSELLRSHDEGVAEFLDLARVKPNTLGNTRMIKTL; translated from the coding sequence GTGACTGAACCGATCCGCATCCGCCCTGCCCGAACCAGCGACGTCGCGGCCATTAAGGCGCTGGTGGCGCCGCTGGCCGACGAGCGGATCCTCATGGCCAAGGAGACCGTGGCCTACTACGAAAGCCTGCAGGAGTTCCGGATCGCCGAAGCGGCTGACGGCGAAGTGATCGGTTGCGGGGCACTGCACGTTATGTGGGAGGACCTGGCAGAGGTCCGTACGCTTGCCGCTTCTGACGCGTGGCGCGGGAAGGGCGTCGGCCACGTCCTCGTCGAGCGCCTGCTGGAGGACGCCCGGGCGCTCGGAGTGTCCCGGGTCTTTTGCCTGACTTTCGAGGTGGACTTCTTCAAGAAACACGGCTTCGAAGTCATGGCGGACCAGACCGCCGTCGACCCCGTGGTCTATTCGGAACTCCTGCGCTCGCACGACGAAGGCGTCGCCGAGTTCCTCGATCTGGCCCGGGTAAAGCCCAACACCCTGGGCAACACGAGGATGATCAAGACCCTCTAG